AATGTTTAATTTGTTTGACTATGGAAAATCCAATTGATTCATTTTTGTTCATTTGTCCAGAAGTATATCTGTCCTACTTAAATATCCATCTAATCTATATCATTATTCTGTTTTATCCCTCCACAGATTTTGCATCATCTGTACGATCAGGAAATTATACAAGAAGAGGCCATACTTGACTGGGCTTCTGAAAAGGAAGGAGCAGAGGAGTCAGACAAGATTTTTGTCAAGAAATCAGAAAAATTTATCCAGGTTCGTACTTACAGCAGTTAAAACTTTGCATGTAGATGACCTGCCGATATTGCACAGTGATCTTGAAGATTCATTGGTCTATTTGCCACCATTGATCTACTTAACCTATCTTGTTATTCATTCCATCCCAACCTCTCCCCTCTTCCTGATCAACCAACGCTCAGGAAAAATGAATAAGTAATTTGCAAACTTGTAaacaatgaaaaagggaagaAAAGCAAAGTTTGTCTTTTCAATATTGCCTGCTCAGATTATGAACTTTGATCTTCTTTGCAGTGGCTCAAAGAAGCATCTGAAGAAGAGGATGAGGAGTGACACAAATAGAGACCGTACATTTAAGCTGCTCCAACTACCTATAGCTACCTCACAGTTCGCCCTTAGATGAAATTGTTAATCACCTCAGAAACCTGCCACAGCTGAGAATCAAGCCTTAACCTTTTTGTCCGTTGCACAACCTAAATCTGTCATTTATACCTTTTTCATCACTTGTATAATCATTGACTTTGAAATAATTCATCTAAAGTGAAACTGAAGTCCAATTTACATGTAGTCTATATTGTAGCAATTGGAGAGGCCGGTTTTGTTTCAATAGAATTTTGTATAAGGAAACACTTCAACATGTCAACTGTGTGCAGAAATGTCAAATAGTGAAGGAATTTGCAATGAAGCTTACGCTGTTGAAAACATTTTTTCCTACTAGGGAATTGGTAGTTAAATGCCGTAAAACAATTTTTGAGCTTCTATATATTGATTTTTCACTGAAACGCTAGAACCGTTTTATTGAAATCATGATACCTTTTGGTGTCTTCTTGTGTATTTCATAAGAGCTTGCTTTTATGTTATTGTTTCCCTTTTCCTTTTCTTGCTtatagtttttctccattttctttcCTGAAGTCTTCAATACCTTGCTAATGTTTCCATGGACTGTTAAATAGCTGATTAGGAACagttttacttttttattttattggtGTTTTCCCCTGGCAGTATATAAATGTATTTTTACATATTCAGTGCTATTTATCGTTTTGAAAGTTACTGATCTGATTTTTTTCAGGTATTAATTTCACCGGTATAGATAGATATTTTTAATTACCTTAAAAGTGACTTAACGGTGTAGAAAATTTTAAGCTTACGATGTAATTCTATTTGTTGGTGGTGTTGGCGAACAAAATGAGTTGTTTCTAAGAGCATCTAATGTATGGCAAATCGGAGCCCTGCAACTGCAAGGACAATTATCTTTTCCATGCGGCAAGGACAATTCAATGATCAAATAGTTAAAGCACAAATTGAAGTGACGCGAGCTTGAATCCATTGCCAATCGATTTGGGTTTTCCCATTCTATTAACTATTCCATCCACCCCAAGTTAGTTGTCATGTTTCGCTTCCACAAAGTAAAAAACACAGAATTGGGAAAAATTCAACGTGGTCTTTTTACAATGTGGTCACTTGGCAGTTTAGTTGTTCGTAAGTATTATAAAATATAATTATGCCTTACAACAGATCATCTGGTACATGCAACTTCTCGATGGCAGCCTTAATGGTTGCAACATCAATTGCAGATGGTTTTAAATCTAACGCTACTCCAAAATGAAACATGGCTTTGTCGTACATATTATGCCTCTTGTAAATCCTACCCATCAAAGCATAGACACTGCTCTCACGAGGAGCATGCTCTTTAAGTTCCTCTAAGACATGTAAAGCGGCATCAAAACTTTCCATACTCACAAGGATGTTAGCCTTCTGATACATTGGAAGAGGATTTTTCTTGTCTGCTACGATAGCCAGCTCCATCACTTCCAATGCCTCCTCGTTTTTCTTCAGAGCGTGTAGTGCAGTGCCAAGATATGACATGATAACAGAAGAATGTGGATTTATACCCAAAGCCATACGAAAGTGATGCTCTGAAAATTCGAACTTCTCTTGCCGGAGATAGATCATTCCAAGCCCATACCACGCATTGTAATGCCTGGCATCCACGCGAAGTGCACTTTGATAGCTCTTGATAGCATTTTCAAAATCTTCTAAAGCAACATATTCATGACCACAAAGTGTGTGCCCGTATGCAAATCTAGGATTTAGTTGTACAGCTCGTTGAAAGTTTTTAAGAGCAGTTTCATGGTCTTTCTGTAAACTATAGCAATTCCCCATAGCACACCAAGATTGAGGAGCTAATCTATCAGTTGATACCAGCTCCCGAGCCAGATAACTCAACTTCATGTCCTCCTTGAGATGATACAACACTGTCGAGTACACGTCCATCCCTTCTAAACTGTAAGGTGATGCCAGACGAGCAAGGCCAAACGCATGATCTGCTTCTAGGTAATCAACCATTTCAAAGTATGCTCTTCCAATCTGGGAAAGAACCCATCCAGTCTGATAATGCTTGTGTGGGAGCTTGTCATAAACATCTAGTGCATCCTGGCATCTATATAGACAAGAAAGTCTGTAACCTTCCCCGAGAATCCTGAAAAGGGCCAATATCTCTGAAGCACCTGAGAGGATAGAAGTTCCGGACCCTTCTTGTTCAAGAGGTCTAGCATCTCCAGAAGGGTGTGAATTCAGCTGAGAATCATCAGAAATGTCATTCCGAACCCCTTCAGCATAGTTTTCGGTAGCCCAAGATTGTGACTTTCGACTTGTCATGGAACGTAAAGTCATTGAGCTCAGCTTCGAATTACCATGATATTTGGAAGCTGCAGATACATTTGAATTTGTGTTTCCAGTAGGTTCTCCAGCAAGCCTTGAATTTCGTCGAGGGCCAGAATCAGAAAATAACCTCCCAGATATCTTTCTCAACTTTCCCTCATCAACAAACTTTCTCCGAGGGGGGGCCTGAATGGTTGAATTGACAGTTGATCGTGGAGAACTATCAGCAGCACCAGCCATAGATGCATTAGTTCCATTTTGCTGAAAATTTCTACAAACTGGAGGAGGAACAACTCCGGACAACTGTGAAGCCATTGGTGAGGGAGTGTTGTAGAATGACATGTTAGTAGAAGCCCCACCTAAACTCTGGACAGCAGCTGTTCCATTACTTTCTCGAAGATTATTGCTATGTGTATGCTTTGACTGCCTAGGGCTGATGTCGTCCGAGACAATATTCCTAGAAGCTACATTCTGATCATCAGCAGATGCTTGTATATTTTGGGATTGGTACAAGTGTTGTTTTTGAATGGAGAGGGAAGATGCTTCCCCGAAAACTGCAGCTGCTTCTTGTGCAGCACCTAGTATACACAACTCCTCATATGCAGCCCATAGCAATGGATCCAATAACAAGGCCTGATTGAAATGCTGGATGGAACGATTTCTTCTATCAGTATACCGGTAAATAAGACCAAGAAGGTAATGCCCAGCTGCACCGTTTGGAACCTCTGCAGCTGATGGCTCATTAAGTGCTGTCTCAGCTTCAGTGAGAAGACCCATCTGATAGCATGATAGTGCAAACAAGTAGCGAGATTCAGCCATACTTTTCCCCTTCAGAACATGGTATGCAGCATAAGCCTGTTGGTTCTGCAGGTAGCACTCAGCTAAAAGCTGCATATTTTTCTGCACATTATAGGAAACAAGCAAACAGCTTTCATACACAAACTTAAGAGATTTGATGTCCCAAATGGTAATTAGAATCAAACATTTTAAACACTTGGAACTGGGACAACACTAGTCTAGTTCAAAACTAGCAACCTATTTGAGAAGCTTACCACTCCATTTTATTTCACAAAACAGGATATTTAAACACCGCTAAAACAAAAACAGCCTTTTAATTTTGGTTGAAACTCTAAAATCCATAAATATCTTTGCTATTTAACAAGGAGTGGTAAGCATATTGCCCACAGTCTCTCAGTAATTATATACATTAATATTCTCACCCTAATTCAATAGTCAAGAAGCTAATTGTTTGGTACCATTCAAAAAAGAAAATCTGAATCTTTTGCCTTCCCCATATACAAATAAAAAAAACTTGTAAGAAGACTAACAAAAAGCAAGTACCACGTATTgaaaaaaatcctttttttttttatgtactgATAAACTGTCATGATCACCTTCAGCTGAAATGAATAAAAGGGAAAGGAAGATAACGAACTCAAATCAAGGGCCACATTTTATAAGTTGCTAAATGAAGCTCGACAATCCAGATTGTCCCAATTGGACTTAAAAGCCCAGCTAGGAGAAAGAGTGGAGCATAACGATTATCGGgtatttttttttggtaaagtcaTAACGATTATCGGGTATTTTCACCTTTTCGtcgtttcttcttctttctctcccTTTTCTAACCCTAAAACCACCTTCTTCTGCAGATGTCAAGCAATATAGCTATGGGAGTTCTCTTTAATTAGTTCTATTTTACTTATTTCAGTAAGTCCAACTCTTGTAATTTCCATTCCAGTTTTTGATAAATATAAATCCAGAAAAAAAGTGTTTATTCTTTCAATTTATAAATCCAGATGACGACATATACGTTACTCAACTAGGCTACAGTTCCGCGCTAAACCCAAACACTTTGTTGATTCAAAATTGAACAACCCACAAcaacaaaataaagaaaagacatcCCAAAAAGGAAAACCTAATCACAGCATTTCCACCTAAACTACAAAAAAATGACCACAAATTGAGTAAATTAAAAATACCTCAGAGGGGAACTGGGCACAGAGGCGTTCGCACATAAAAATGGCGTTGCGATGCATAAATTGCCGCAAGCTGTTTTGCACACACTCACTTAGTATGCTTTCCATTTGAATTCAAACAGAGACAACGATTTGTAAAGCCCAGATTTTTGTATACATTAGAGAGAGTCTCTGTTTTTGTGTAGACTGATgagagagagagaattttttCAAACAGGTGACGTGAGGACTAAGGAGGCACATATGTGAACCGTTAGAGGGATAATATTAATTCTATAATAATAATTTGCTCCCaaagaaaaccctaactttatTTTTGTCTATTCTATTTTCCCCAATTGAGAGATTTGTAAACAGTTTGAAGAAAAGTGGTTGCGTTGAGTACATAGGTTTATTTTTTGTCTCTTCTGATTAACCCCTAAATATAAACAAGGATTTCCAGCCAGCAGTCTTCTATTTGTATTACTTCACCTCAATTTAGAAATTTAATTTATCTGGAACGAGCCATCATATGAAAGAGAAAATGTATAACGATGCTTCATGATTAACACCATAGTTTGTACTAGTTTCTATATCTCAATTTTTGTTAAGGACCTAATTTTGTGTGTGAATTTAAATGTGGATTCTTCCAACTTTCTAAAAATAAATACTCCCTCCGCtcgcttttacttgtccactttgaaCTTTTCACACtacttaagaaataataaatgaagtgtataaTTTTACCAATGTGCCCGTATTAattagtgcatatttttattggattcaaaaaatgatttgaagtgagtaattaatactatgggtaaaacatgAAAAATAAAATTGTCTTCTCTGAATATGCTAAAAGTATCAAGTaaaatgaaaatctatttttagaataccggacaagtaaaagtgaacggaggaaatatttttttatttgaaagCTATATGAAATTACTATAAGTCAacataattaataattcaaaatatttttaaaaaaaaaagagcttaaGAAAATGGTTATCAAATGAAAATTATTTGATTCCCCATATAGTAACACCTTACATGAAGTCGAAGGGTAACACCTTACATGAAGTCGAAGGGAATATAACTCAATTTGACTTCCCAAATAGTAACATCCAATCTAGTAATTGTTTTCCAAAAGTTGCACTCACTTATCTCACCTAAGACGCACTTTTTTTGTCTACCAGTTTTCAATGCTACTAGTCACAATGGTAAACGTTGAGCTACTCTCCCTTTCTCTCACGTACAAAATTTTGTTTGATGAAAAGTTTCTTCAGGTTTAGGTGACTAGTACTATCTCGCTTTAATATACATTTTCATTACTTGGAGATGTCAATTTTTTCGTTAATGTTATTTGGCATGATAAGCAAATGTGTATTAATtaaagccatttttgaaaaatgaaatgacACTTCTGAAGACAAAAATGGGACCAATACCCTTTCAGCTTTTTTGCGTGATCAAATACATATCCAACAAAATCAGAAAGAACAAATAGAAATTGTATTGCTTTTCCTTCCGttgtctctttttctttttccaaccAAAAGAACAGAGACAGCTAAAGGGGGAAAAAGAACTCCTCGAGCACTAGAAGGATTATTGAGTCAAGGGATAAAGCCGTTTTTAGCTGCGAATGTAGTCTCAGTCTCAAGTTGATAATTAGAGTTAGAAAGCTGTGAGGTacaaacaaaataatataatctgAAAACTTCAACCATACTTGTATAAGGTTTACAGGACATGTATTCTACTTCATTGCATCAGGTCAACACTCAATAAACATACTCGACTATGATTCAGATTCACAAAGTCAAAAATCAGGAGCCAAAAGAAGGCAGAATGTACATGGACAGCAACTCATAATCATTCATGACTAGAGTACAGAAGAAAGAGAAAATTTTCAGAGTCAAGAAAAGATGATAACAAAATGATATGAATAATGCCCCATTTGTATCTTTCAAAGTTACATGATAACCAACTTGTCCTGAGCGTTCGCAATCTTCATCTGTTGAGTCCTCAGTATTTTATTTCATCTTTACGACTGTTTCCAAATTGCCCAACCTCAACCGGATGGAAAAAGGGCAATTCCCAGTTTAGAAAAGCCAAATATTCTATGATCAACGCCAAACTCAAAACAAGAAACGTACTTCTGTTGTTAGTATACTGTTTTTGTGTATTGTGCAATCTTACTTTGTAAAAAGAGGTAGGACATTGCCCTGGATTTCACCACCGATGAGGTTAAAGGACTACTTGAAAACCAATATTCTCGATTGGGAGCAGAATAAGAATGAAATCAACATTGAGGACTAAATTACAATGGGGGACACTCGGGACCTTTTCGGTAATACACTCGTAATTTTTCTATTATATTGGAGATGATCACTGTACAGAAAGCTGATATGCCAATCAAACTTCCTTACGCGATTCCAGCCAATCCAATAGCATCTCCTTCATCGGTCTTGGATTCCAAAGCGGGACTTACATTTCGAGGTTTTGCTGAAGAACGAGTTAGAAGTAAATTAACAGcttaaaaactacgtaaaattcTTGGTTCATAGGCACAAGACTGGAGAAAAAACAAAGCATTAGATTGAAGTGCACTCACTTGAAACATTTGTGATGACATTAACGCTTTTTTGAGCAGCGAGAGCTTTTAATTTGTTTCCTGTTGCTAATAACAGTAAGCTCTTCATGTGCTGTTTCTGCTCTTTAGGGCTAGCAGTCTTGGTCAACGCTTCCTCAAAGGCGAGAAGATCTTGAGATGTAATGCAAGGAAGAGAGAGTAAAATCTGCAGGCGAAAATTTGTATGAATTATATTGAATAGTAGACAGAAATATATGTATGCATTCAACAAGGTAAAACTTCATTATGCTTTCTATTGAAGATGGGGCATAAAACTTCACTACTGAGAATATAAGACACGCAATTCCAATATACCAACAGAAAAAGAGAAAATATGAGATGCAATTTTAAGAATTTCTGGAAATATATTTGGTTAATATAAATTGAAAGTTGTGTTTTTGTCCTTAATATACCAGGCGTAAAACTTGCATGGCAACTGCTAACTTTTGATTGACTACTTCCATTTGCCATTATTTATATGAACCGTACCAAAACGATTTGCCATACCTACAAGCTCTTAGGCTTTTGACAATATTATAAATATAGGTGAGAATAAACCAAATGGATAAGCATATTCGCTAGAATTCTATCTTAAAAACACCAgacgaaaagaaagaaaaattgcaATGAACATAGGGGTCAGCTGAGACAGCTAAATTTGATGCTACAAGCAACTGAAAAGCATGAGATCTGAATAACCTGTCGTGGTGCTGGGTGTCTATCAGCAAGATAAATGAAAATTTCACGACAAAGCGCAACTAAATCAGCACTGATAAAAGCATTTGACTCCAGAGCCAAAGCTTGTATTATAGCAGGGAACAAATCTTTACAAACAAAGTCTTGAAGCTCCATATTAGTTGTTGAAATGGCCAGGAGGATTACAGCTCCACAGAATGAAGAAACTTTAGTTACGGCTTCACCATCTGTCCATCTTAGAGCCTCTAAACTGATCTGCAAGGCTGGAAGTGCTAGGCTTTTATGCATCAACACAAATCTGCACATACATCACAAGGTCAAGACTGGGAAGAACAGAAGAATGTAAAGTAGAGAACTACTCGTCCACACAC
The sequence above is a segment of the Lycium barbarum isolate Lr01 chromosome 6, ASM1917538v2, whole genome shotgun sequence genome. Coding sequences within it:
- the LOC132645216 gene encoding cell division cycle protein 27 homolog B, which encodes MESILSECVQNSLRQFMHRNAIFMCERLCAQFPSEKNMQLLAECYLQNQQAYAAYHVLKGKSMAESRYLFALSCYQMGLLTEAETALNEPSAAEVPNGAAGHYLLGLIYRYTDRRNRSIQHFNQALLLDPLLWAAYEELCILGAAQEAAAVFGEASSLSIQKQHLYQSQNIQASADDQNVASRNIVSDDISPRQSKHTHSNNLRESNGTAAVQSLGGASTNMSFYNTPSPMASQLSGVVPPPVCRNFQQNGTNASMAGAADSSPRSTVNSTIQAPPRRKFVDEGKLRKISGRLFSDSGPRRNSRLAGEPTGNTNSNVSAASKYHGNSKLSSMTLRSMTSRKSQSWATENYAEGVRNDISDDSQLNSHPSGDARPLEQEGSGTSILSGASEILALFRILGEGYRLSCLYRCQDALDVYDKLPHKHYQTGWVLSQIGRAYFEMVDYLEADHAFGLARLASPYSLEGMDVYSTVLYHLKEDMKLSYLARELVSTDRLAPQSWCAMGNCYSLQKDHETALKNFQRAVQLNPRFAYGHTLCGHEYVALEDFENAIKSYQSALRVDARHYNAWYGLGMIYLRQEKFEFSEHHFRMALGINPHSSVIMSYLGTALHALKKNEEALEVMELAIVADKKNPLPMYQKANILVSMESFDAALHVLEELKEHAPRESSVYALMGRIYKRHNMYDKAMFHFGVALDLKPSAIDVATIKAAIEKLHVPDDLL